The following are encoded in a window of bacterium genomic DNA:
- a CDS encoding GIY-YIG nuclease family protein has protein sequence MGVHLSIRTICNCRKLLNIPNYREKATYHGKDITFSDYILLSKKYFTKIPTESGVYELSISSKIDYPNCRSNVIYIGSSKNLRKRTANYTGNKLKNKCLGKFISNYDVFVRFYLTESYSLIERSLLKSFANNYSGLPAANAIGG, from the coding sequence GTGGGGGTACATTTATCCATCAGAACGATATGCAATTGCAGAAAATTACTTAATATTCCCAACTATAGAGAAAAAGCTACTTATCATGGAAAGGATATAACTTTTAGCGATTACATACTGTTATCAAAAAAATATTTCACTAAAATTCCGACTGAATCTGGAGTTTATGAACTCTCCATTTCATCAAAAATTGATTATCCAAATTGCAGGAGTAATGTTATATACATTGGTTCTTCCAAAAACCTGCGTAAGCGAACAGCAAACTATACGGGTAATAAATTAAAAAATAAGTGCTTGGGGAAATTTATCAGTAACTATGATGTATTTGTGCGTTTTTATTTAACAGAAAGTTACAGCTTAATTGAAAGAAGCCTTCTTAAAAGTTTTGCAAACAATTATAGCGGGTTACCCGCAGCTAATGCCATAGGAGGATAA